From the Prosthecobacter fusiformis genome, one window contains:
- the nrfD gene encoding NrfD/PsrC family molybdoenzyme membrane anchor subunit, giving the protein MEATATTHSTEAHTGAPRILDREPLVLNNRSYSWITNRICGIVENKQPLLWWVLFVPSVLLTLLTVFCFTYLISTGVGVWGQKQPVAWAWDITNFVFWIGIGHAGTLISAILFLTRQKWRTSVNRAAEAMTIFAVMCAGLFPAFHVGRVWMVWFLAPIPNANAVWQNFKSPLLWDVFAVSTYFTVSAVFWFLGLVPDLATLRDRCKPGLRKTLYGIFSLGWRGANRHWSHYETAYMLLAALSTPLVLSVHSVVSFDFATSIVPGWHTTIFPPYFVAGAIFGGFAMVLTLMIPVSKIYGLGDLITPKHIDNMAKIILLTGTIVGYAYCMEFFIAYYGANKYELQTFQLRGLYGPSTWAYYFMFGFNVFAPQLFWYRPFRHNLWVVMFVCMCVNAGMWFERYVIIATTLERHLTPGSWRVYEATWVDKYTFLGTFGLFMMLFLLFLRFLPVIAIGEVKGVLPQSNAHASDHDEKGIQEEDLMNYPDRHVAKTVA; this is encoded by the coding sequence ATGGAAGCCACCGCTACCACCCACTCAACGGAAGCCCACACAGGCGCGCCTCGCATCTTGGATCGCGAGCCCCTGGTGCTGAACAACCGTTCCTATTCCTGGATCACCAACCGCATCTGCGGCATCGTGGAAAACAAGCAGCCCCTCCTTTGGTGGGTGCTGTTTGTGCCTTCTGTGCTGCTGACACTGCTGACGGTGTTCTGCTTCACCTACCTGATCTCCACCGGTGTGGGTGTCTGGGGTCAAAAGCAGCCCGTCGCCTGGGCATGGGACATCACCAACTTCGTGTTCTGGATCGGTATCGGTCACGCGGGTACCCTCATCTCAGCCATTCTTTTCCTGACCCGCCAGAAGTGGCGTACGTCTGTGAACCGTGCTGCTGAAGCCATGACCATCTTTGCCGTGATGTGCGCCGGTTTGTTCCCGGCCTTCCACGTCGGTCGTGTCTGGATGGTTTGGTTCCTGGCTCCGATCCCCAACGCCAATGCGGTGTGGCAGAACTTCAAATCCCCCCTCCTTTGGGACGTGTTTGCGGTGTCCACATACTTCACGGTGTCCGCTGTGTTCTGGTTCCTCGGTTTGGTTCCTGACCTTGCCACCCTGCGTGATCGTTGCAAACCCGGCCTGAGAAAGACCCTTTACGGCATCTTCTCCCTCGGCTGGCGCGGTGCTAACCGTCACTGGAGCCACTATGAAACGGCCTACATGTTGCTGGCCGCTCTCTCTACCCCGCTGGTGCTTTCCGTGCACTCCGTGGTGTCCTTCGACTTCGCTACCTCCATCGTTCCCGGCTGGCACACCACCATCTTCCCACCTTACTTCGTGGCAGGTGCTATCTTCGGTGGTTTCGCCATGGTGCTCACCCTCATGATCCCGGTCTCCAAGATCTACGGTCTGGGTGACCTCATCACGCCGAAGCACATCGATAACATGGCCAAGATCATCCTGCTGACAGGAACGATCGTCGGTTATGCTTACTGCATGGAGTTCTTCATCGCCTACTACGGCGCTAACAAGTATGAGCTTCAGACCTTCCAACTTCGTGGTCTGTATGGTCCTTCCACCTGGGCTTATTATTTCATGTTCGGGTTCAACGTGTTTGCCCCGCAGCTCTTCTGGTACCGTCCTTTCCGCCATAACCTCTGGGTCGTCATGTTCGTCTGCATGTGCGTGAACGCCGGGATGTGGTTTGAGCGTTATGTGATCATCGCGACCACTCTGGAGCGTCACCTGACCCCCGGTTCCTGGCGTGTTTACGAGGCGACTTGGGTGGATAAGTACACCTTCCTGGGTACCTTCGGCCTGTTCATGATGCTGTTCCTTCTGTTCCTCCGCTTCCTGCCTGTCATCGCCATCGGTGAAGTGAAAGGTGTGCTGCCTCAGTCCAACGCTCATGCGAGCGACCATGACGAGAAGGGCATCCAGGAAGAGGACCTCATGAATTACCCTGACCGCCACGTGGCCAAGACCGTCGCCTGA
- a CDS encoding DUF3341 domain-containing protein — protein sequence MSTTLKRVHGFLAEFDNVQDLYHAAEHVRDAGYQRWDVHTPFPIHGMDDAMGVKRSKLPYFVFFGGLTGTCVAFTLQTLTQTTFWADIGLGFLQKLAETYPTVVQAKPTHIWTLPAFFPVMFELTILFSAFTVLFGLLSMIGLPRLNHPLFVSKRFAKFSDDGFFVCIEARDPKFSQEGTKTLLEKLGGKNIELIEDDI from the coding sequence GTGAGCACCACCCTCAAAAGAGTACACGGCTTCCTTGCTGAATTCGACAACGTTCAGGATCTCTATCATGCAGCCGAGCACGTCCGCGATGCTGGTTACCAGCGCTGGGATGTGCATACGCCATTCCCGATCCACGGCATGGATGACGCCATGGGCGTGAAGCGTTCCAAGCTGCCTTACTTCGTTTTCTTCGGCGGCCTGACGGGCACTTGTGTGGCCTTCACTCTACAGACTCTCACCCAGACCACCTTTTGGGCAGACATCGGTCTTGGGTTCCTCCAGAAGCTGGCGGAAACCTACCCGACGGTTGTCCAGGCTAAGCCAACTCACATTTGGACGCTGCCTGCCTTCTTCCCGGTCATGTTCGAGCTGACGATTCTGTTCTCAGCCTTCACGGTGCTGTTCGGCCTTCTCTCCATGATCGGCCTGCCGCGTCTGAATCATCCGCTGTTTGTGTCCAAGCGTTTCGCGAAGTTCTCCGACGACGGATTCTTTGTCTGCATCGAAGCACGCGACCCTAAGTTCTCTCAGGAAGGCACCAAGACCTTGCTTGAGAAACTCGGTGGCAAGAACATCGAACTGATCGAAGACGACATCTAA
- a CDS encoding DEAD/DEAH box helicase, which produces MLPSLNTLKLPDTWQHQAVTLLREGTDVVVSAPTGAGKTYIFELLHQSRSIEGQAVYTVPTRALANDKYAEWKEAKWDVGIATGDVSENVGAPVVVATLETQLERLVRGEGPAMLVIDEYQMIADAARGSHYEAAIALAPPDTRLLLLSGSVANPDDIVAWLRRLGRSAEVVQTKERPVPLEEAPWESLPQRMSRHFEHFWPKFAASVMLADLAPLLIFSPRRKEAESIARRLAADLPHGESLELTHEQRAVCGKDLCALLEKRIAFHHSGLSYAARAGVIEPLAKAGQLRVIVATMGLSAGINFSVRSVHVAATTFHDGKSEHKLTPDELLQMYGRAGRRGLDEKGYVVTTKQSPTLMDARPARLHRGELLAWPIFLRVMKHASQTGENAFQEAERFAGRLYAKVPPLLGLEADAPEIMHAPKTEKALFGLEATQKQILNSKGEWERRSNTPLQRIPLGHAWLAGTEKIASALSIPGFVARFAHGIGRVGKIEKDRYGVEIPLGQPVEEEPGNVRPTKSLRKFLKLPRKVESIPLDEIEILHSPALAGALMEGQNGDAFPDVLPRLVSTVAKEGLVFAVFDLNEIEVPVYHDSHDRPLFQPRERTIVVKNDTGVQADDVANTATDRQPRPGSPIHAWRSLGLIDETGTPTRRGEIFSFFQGGEGLAIAAALEDEGYLVDELIAHMANLRSGTKFDLPVSCGSERLGASCRNTYGFINHPGYLENGLPLDYGEGAAELLDALLHPERADARDLRDGVAAGDLSRAYVEWLSLLRHITHAPAHPWRRWLSLQEAATSTLKQHNKTLRHLFHLDLPPLTNKQRHGKPKHYLMVKA; this is translated from the coding sequence ATGCTTCCTTCGCTCAACACCCTCAAACTCCCCGACACCTGGCAGCATCAGGCCGTCACTCTTCTGCGCGAAGGCACGGATGTGGTGGTGAGTGCCCCCACGGGAGCAGGCAAGACGTACATCTTTGAGCTGCTGCACCAGTCCCGCTCCATTGAGGGACAGGCCGTGTACACCGTTCCCACGCGAGCGCTGGCGAATGACAAATATGCCGAATGGAAGGAGGCCAAATGGGACGTCGGCATCGCCACAGGGGATGTCTCGGAAAACGTCGGGGCACCGGTGGTCGTGGCCACGCTGGAGACACAGCTAGAAAGACTCGTCCGGGGTGAGGGTCCCGCCATGCTGGTGATCGATGAATATCAAATGATCGCCGATGCCGCACGCGGCAGCCATTATGAGGCGGCCATTGCATTGGCTCCTCCGGATACCCGGCTACTGCTTCTGAGCGGATCCGTGGCCAATCCCGATGACATTGTTGCCTGGCTGCGACGCCTGGGACGGTCCGCTGAAGTCGTGCAGACAAAAGAGCGTCCGGTCCCCCTGGAGGAGGCACCGTGGGAATCATTGCCTCAACGGATGTCGAGGCATTTTGAGCATTTCTGGCCGAAATTCGCCGCGTCTGTCATGCTGGCGGACCTGGCACCCTTGCTGATCTTCTCCCCCAGGCGCAAGGAGGCCGAGTCCATCGCACGCCGACTGGCGGCAGACCTCCCCCATGGAGAGTCGTTGGAACTCACGCATGAACAACGGGCCGTCTGTGGAAAAGATCTCTGTGCCTTGTTGGAAAAACGCATCGCCTTCCATCACAGCGGTCTGTCCTATGCTGCACGGGCAGGGGTCATCGAGCCACTGGCAAAGGCAGGTCAGTTGCGCGTCATCGTCGCAACGATGGGACTGTCCGCAGGCATCAATTTTTCCGTCCGGAGTGTACATGTCGCCGCGACTACTTTTCATGATGGCAAGTCCGAGCATAAGCTGACACCGGATGAGCTCCTGCAAATGTACGGCCGCGCCGGACGCAGGGGCCTGGACGAAAAGGGATATGTGGTCACCACCAAACAAAGCCCCACACTGATGGATGCCCGCCCGGCCCGCTTACACCGCGGAGAGCTGCTGGCATGGCCCATCTTCCTCAGGGTGATGAAACATGCCTCACAAACCGGAGAGAATGCCTTTCAAGAAGCCGAACGTTTCGCCGGGCGGCTCTATGCCAAAGTCCCGCCACTGCTGGGTCTGGAAGCCGATGCGCCGGAGATCATGCATGCGCCCAAAACTGAAAAGGCTCTCTTTGGCTTGGAGGCGACCCAGAAACAAATCCTCAATTCCAAGGGGGAATGGGAGCGCCGCTCGAACACTCCATTGCAACGCATCCCGTTAGGCCACGCCTGGCTGGCCGGGACGGAAAAGATCGCTTCCGCTCTGAGCATCCCCGGCTTTGTGGCGCGTTTTGCCCATGGCATTGGCCGCGTAGGCAAAATCGAAAAAGACCGATACGGAGTCGAGATCCCGCTAGGGCAACCGGTGGAGGAAGAACCCGGCAATGTTCGCCCAACCAAAAGTTTGCGAAAGTTTCTCAAGCTGCCGCGCAAAGTCGAATCCATCCCTCTGGATGAAATAGAAATCCTACACTCCCCTGCCCTGGCAGGCGCTCTCATGGAGGGACAAAACGGTGACGCATTTCCAGATGTTTTACCGCGCCTGGTCAGCACCGTAGCCAAGGAAGGTCTGGTCTTCGCCGTCTTCGATCTCAATGAGATTGAGGTCCCCGTCTATCATGATTCCCATGACCGTCCACTTTTCCAGCCACGTGAGCGGACCATCGTGGTAAAAAATGACACGGGTGTTCAGGCCGATGATGTGGCCAATACAGCCACAGACCGGCAGCCAAGACCAGGCTCCCCCATCCATGCATGGCGTTCACTCGGCTTGATCGATGAAACCGGCACCCCCACCCGTCGGGGTGAAATCTTTTCTTTCTTTCAGGGAGGTGAGGGCTTGGCCATTGCCGCAGCCTTGGAAGATGAAGGCTACCTGGTGGATGAACTCATTGCACACATGGCCAATTTACGCAGCGGCACGAAGTTTGACCTGCCCGTGAGCTGCGGCTCAGAGCGTCTGGGGGCCAGTTGCCGGAACACCTATGGATTCATCAATCACCCGGGTTATCTGGAAAACGGCCTGCCTCTGGACTACGGCGAAGGTGCGGCTGAACTCCTGGATGCGCTGCTCCATCCCGAGCGCGCCGATGCGCGTGATCTCCGTGACGGCGTGGCTGCTGGCGACCTCTCACGCGCCTATGTAGAATGGCTTAGCCTCCTGCGCCACATCACCCATGCACCCGCGCACCCCTGGCGGCGTTGGCTGAGCCTGCAAGAAGCGGCGACATCCACCCTTAAGCAGCATAACAAAACACTACGTCATCTCTTCCACCTGGATTTGCCACCCTTGACCAACAAACAGCGTCACGGCAAGCCCAAGCACTATCTGATGGTGAAGGCGTGA
- a CDS encoding type II toxin-antitoxin system Phd/YefM family antitoxin, with translation MKTATIRDLRYNFPKLEAWLRNGEEIQITKHNKPVAKLVKDKDAAPPPARLTSEERLARIRRTWKGRVFSAQEVEEMRAFETGEP, from the coding sequence ATGAAAACCGCCACTATCCGCGATCTACGCTACAACTTCCCCAAGCTGGAAGCTTGGCTGCGCAATGGTGAGGAAATCCAGATCACCAAGCACAACAAACCGGTGGCCAAATTGGTGAAGGATAAGGATGCGGCTCCTCCTCCCGCCCGCCTGACCTCAGAAGAACGGCTGGCACGCATCCGCCGCACCTGGAAGGGCCGTGTCTTCAGCGCTCAAGAAGTCGAAGAAATGCGTGCTTTTGAAACCGGCGAGCCATGA
- a CDS encoding type II toxin-antitoxin system VapC family toxin — translation MITYPDTSYLCALYREQDNSDIALAYDEQMSGPLYVSTLLEFEFRQAVRLQVWLHAQNKRKGYSQGEANSMMADWETDIAAGHVAIIPADMDAVLRMAEHLSSTHTCHTGNRTLDILHVATAKHLSAKEFLSFDARQRQLAKAAGLKVPV, via the coding sequence ATGATCACTTATCCTGACACCAGTTACTTGTGTGCCCTTTATCGTGAGCAGGACAATTCCGATATCGCTCTGGCTTACGACGAGCAAATGTCCGGTCCCCTTTACGTCTCCACGCTTCTGGAATTCGAATTTCGCCAAGCCGTGCGACTCCAGGTGTGGTTGCATGCCCAGAATAAACGCAAGGGCTACAGCCAGGGCGAGGCGAATAGTATGATGGCTGACTGGGAGACCGACATTGCTGCCGGGCACGTCGCCATCATTCCTGCGGACATGGATGCAGTACTGCGCATGGCCGAGCATCTTTCCAGCACCCATACATGTCATACAGGAAACCGGACGCTGGACATCCTGCATGTGGCCACGGCCAAGCATCTCTCCGCCAAGGAATTTCTGAGCTTCGATGCCCGCCAGCGTCAGCTCGCCAAAGCTGCGGGTTTGAAGGTGCCGGTGTAA
- the vapC gene encoding type II toxin-antitoxin system VapC family toxin → MSFKILPDTSAWISFFRDATDETGLKLRKLIELEADIYLCGPIVTEVLQGIRHDKDYKKILKLFELPDYFVMDCEVYEYAAEIYRGCRAKGFTIRSTMDCLIAATAITQDAHLLHQDRDYESIARVFPLKIW, encoded by the coding sequence GTGAGTTTTAAGATCCTGCCTGACACCAGCGCCTGGATCAGTTTTTTCCGGGATGCCACGGATGAAACCGGACTGAAGCTGCGGAAGCTCATCGAGCTGGAGGCCGATATCTACCTCTGCGGCCCCATTGTCACCGAGGTCCTCCAAGGCATCCGCCATGACAAGGACTATAAGAAGATCCTCAAACTTTTTGAACTACCCGACTACTTCGTCATGGACTGTGAGGTCTATGAGTATGCGGCAGAAATATACCGTGGCTGTCGGGCCAAAGGATTCACCATCCGCAGCACGATGGACTGCCTCATCGCCGCCACCGCTATCACCCAGGATGCTCACCTGCTGCATCAGGACAGGGATTATGAAAGCATCGCCCGGGTCTTTCCGCTGAAGATCTGGTGA
- a CDS encoding type II toxin-antitoxin system VapB family antitoxin — protein sequence MKKQISSTHTEPPEEPETSRTNIVMETQLVNAAQEITGIKTKAGVVHYALKEVVRRSNMKELLSLHGKVDWDGDLNITRKNREF from the coding sequence ATGAAAAAACAGATTTCTTCTACTCACACTGAGCCTCCCGAAGAGCCTGAAACCTCCAGAACCAACATCGTGATGGAAACACAGTTGGTGAATGCCGCTCAGGAAATCACGGGCATCAAGACCAAGGCAGGCGTGGTACACTACGCTTTAAAAGAAGTTGTCAGAAGATCCAATATGAAAGAGTTGTTGAGCTTGCATGGCAAGGTGGACTGGGACGGTGACTTAAACATAACGAGAAAAAACCGTGAGTTTTAA
- a CDS encoding FG-GAP repeat domain-containing protein: MKSSLVTLLALTAIAAQAAPTFKKITLTEEFVAEGAHFADFDHDGHNDICAGPYIWKGPEFKDRIEYTTPAEKAYDPGKGYSDYFLTYTHDFNSDGWSDILVFSWPGKETWVFENPQNKPGPWTRHTIFDVTDNESPTIGDMNGDGKPELICHTSSGSQPPKGGRLGYAEIDWANPFGKARFRPITPVTEENDKKYFRYTHGYGFGDVNGDGRPDLLTKEGWFEQPADTKEDKDWTFHAAPFAPEGERGGSFILVYDVNGDGRNDVISSHNAHGFGLSWYEQKEDGSFMDHKLMGNTVEDSAVGVKFSQLHAMQMADMDGDGILDLVTGKRRWAHGPLKDDEPNAAPVLYWFKIQRDGKGGATFTPHLIDDNSGVGTEVTPGDVNKDGKLDVVIGNKKGVFVFLQE; the protein is encoded by the coding sequence ATGAAGTCCAGCCTTGTTACCCTTCTTGCCCTCACGGCTATTGCCGCCCAGGCCGCGCCTACTTTTAAAAAGATCACTCTCACGGAAGAGTTCGTGGCCGAAGGCGCGCACTTTGCGGATTTTGATCACGATGGTCACAATGACATCTGTGCCGGGCCATACATCTGGAAGGGACCGGAATTTAAAGACCGAATCGAATACACCACACCAGCGGAGAAGGCCTATGATCCGGGCAAAGGCTACAGCGATTATTTCCTGACCTATACGCATGACTTTAACAGCGATGGCTGGAGCGACATTCTGGTTTTCTCCTGGCCGGGCAAGGAAACCTGGGTGTTTGAAAACCCCCAGAACAAGCCCGGTCCCTGGACCCGGCATACGATTTTTGACGTTACGGACAACGAATCCCCGACGATCGGCGACATGAATGGCGATGGCAAACCTGAGCTTATTTGCCACACCAGCAGCGGCAGCCAACCACCCAAAGGCGGACGCCTTGGCTATGCAGAGATCGATTGGGCGAATCCCTTTGGCAAAGCCCGTTTTCGCCCCATCACCCCTGTGACGGAGGAGAACGATAAAAAGTATTTCCGCTACACTCATGGTTATGGCTTTGGCGATGTAAACGGTGATGGTCGCCCCGATCTCCTCACCAAGGAAGGCTGGTTCGAGCAACCTGCGGACACGAAGGAAGACAAGGACTGGACCTTTCATGCAGCGCCTTTTGCCCCTGAAGGTGAGCGCGGCGGATCCTTCATCCTGGTCTATGATGTCAATGGCGATGGCCGCAATGACGTCATCAGCAGCCACAATGCGCATGGTTTTGGCCTAAGCTGGTATGAGCAGAAAGAAGACGGCAGTTTCATGGATCACAAGCTCATGGGCAACACGGTGGAGGATAGCGCCGTGGGAGTAAAATTTAGCCAGCTTCATGCCATGCAGATGGCTGACATGGATGGTGATGGTATCTTGGATTTGGTCACCGGTAAGCGCCGCTGGGCCCATGGTCCTCTGAAGGATGACGAGCCGAATGCAGCCCCAGTGCTCTACTGGTTCAAAATCCAGCGCGATGGCAAAGGCGGCGCAACATTCACTCCTCATCTGATCGACGACAACAGCGGCGTCGGCACCGAGGTGACTCCGGGCGATGTCAACAAAGACGGCAAACTGGACGTCGTCATCGGCAACAAAAAAGGCGTCTTCGTTTTCCTCCAGGAGTGA
- a CDS encoding M20 family metallopeptidase: MSFSSPLLERLVALTRDLILIPSTDTRPHERARCFAFLRDHLEAVDGVCIREFESDGYGSLVASPMGAENPEILMVAHLDVIDHPDMDVYRSSVRDGRIYGPGAGDMKGQVAIMVELFCQLQRQYPGLSFGLAITSDEEIGGHHGVKHLFERMGLRCGVAIVPDGGSINDITVAEKGILHARLSCQGKEGHAARPWLTPNALLYLTEAVVRVTQDMGALKSRADITDDHWYPTCVPTVLRTANQTLNCIPGEAYACLDIRFPYPLTVVEMLDQVRQSAGAGIEVEELMSAPPTQLAPDPLYLQITYELTQQPVNRVRASGGSDARFISQHGIPVILSRPLVGSMHSPEEWIDIESMGLYYRICEEFILRKLGLR; this comes from the coding sequence ATGAGTTTCTCTTCACCTCTGCTTGAACGCCTCGTCGCCCTGACTCGGGATCTTATTCTCATCCCCAGCACCGATACCCGTCCCCACGAGCGCGCGCGTTGTTTCGCCTTTCTGCGCGATCATCTGGAAGCTGTGGACGGTGTTTGCATCCGTGAGTTTGAGAGTGATGGCTACGGTTCCTTGGTGGCCAGCCCGATGGGAGCGGAAAATCCCGAAATCCTCATGGTGGCCCATTTGGATGTCATTGATCATCCAGACATGGACGTTTACCGCTCCTCCGTCCGGGATGGGCGCATTTATGGCCCTGGGGCAGGGGATATGAAGGGGCAGGTGGCGATCATGGTGGAGCTTTTTTGCCAGCTCCAGCGCCAGTATCCGGGACTCTCCTTTGGCCTCGCCATTACCTCGGATGAAGAGATCGGCGGGCACCATGGAGTGAAGCATCTTTTTGAAAGGATGGGCTTGCGATGCGGAGTGGCCATCGTGCCTGATGGTGGCTCCATCAATGACATCACCGTCGCGGAAAAAGGCATCCTTCATGCACGACTGAGCTGTCAGGGAAAAGAGGGCCATGCTGCACGTCCTTGGCTCACGCCTAACGCATTGTTATATCTCACAGAAGCCGTCGTCCGCGTCACCCAAGACATGGGTGCTCTCAAATCCAGAGCGGACATCACGGACGACCACTGGTATCCCACCTGCGTGCCTACGGTCCTGCGTACCGCTAATCAAACACTCAATTGCATCCCTGGCGAAGCCTACGCCTGTCTGGACATCCGCTTTCCTTATCCGCTGACTGTTGTGGAAATGCTGGATCAGGTCCGCCAGTCTGCGGGCGCGGGCATCGAGGTGGAAGAACTCATGTCCGCACCGCCTACCCAGCTCGCACCGGATCCCCTTTATTTGCAAATCACCTATGAGCTGACCCAGCAGCCAGTCAACAGGGTCCGGGCCTCAGGCGGCAGCGATGCTCGTTTCATCTCCCAGCACGGCATTCCTGTGATCCTCTCCCGCCCCCTCGTCGGCTCCATGCATAGCCCAGAAGAATGGATCGACATTGAATCCATGGGACTCTACTACCGCATCTGCGAAGAGTTTATTCTTCGGAAGCTGGGCCTCAGATAA